A DNA window from Ornithobacterium rhinotracheale DSM 15997 contains the following coding sequences:
- the secE gene encoding preprotein translocase subunit SecE, with amino-acid sequence MKGIVDFLKGSYNEFTHHVTWPKWNELQSSTIVIAICTLILAVLLFGVDTLFSDAINGFYKLMK; translated from the coding sequence ATGAAAGGTATTGTTGATTTTTTGAAAGGGTCTTATAATGAGTTTACACATCATGTAACCTGGCCTAAATGGAATGAACTTCAATCTTCCACTATTGTGATCGCTATATGTACTCTCATATTAGCGGTATTGTTGTTTGGAGTAGATACTCTATTTAGTGATGCGATCAATGGTTTTTATAAACTAATGAAATAA
- the nusG gene encoding transcription termination/antitermination protein NusG: MSDMKWYVLKTISGRENKVKELIQDEIKYQGLEEYLGQVVIPTEKVIQIKNGKKIQRERVFYPGYVMIEVNLVGEVPHIIKNINGVISFLSATKGGDPVPMRKSEIDRMLGRMDDAAEDVDVVNIPYQVGETIKVVEGPFANFNGVIEDLNEDKRKLKVMVSIFGRKTPLELNYMQVEKI, encoded by the coding sequence ATGAGCGATATGAAATGGTATGTTTTAAAAACCATTAGTGGTAGAGAAAATAAAGTGAAAGAGCTTATTCAAGACGAGATTAAATATCAAGGTCTAGAAGAATACTTGGGGCAGGTTGTGATTCCTACCGAAAAAGTTATTCAAATTAAAAACGGGAAGAAAATTCAAAGAGAAAGAGTTTTCTATCCTGGTTATGTTATGATTGAGGTGAACTTGGTAGGAGAAGTTCCTCATATTATTAAAAATATCAATGGAGTAATTAGTTTCTTGAGTGCTACTAAAGGTGGAGATCCAGTGCCTATGCGTAAGAGTGAAATTGATCGTATGCTAGGACGAATGGATGATGCGGCTGAAGATGTAGATGTTGTAAATATCCCATACCAAGTAGGAGAAACTATAAAGGTAGTTGAAGGTCCTTTTGCTAACTTTAATGGAGTGATAGAGGATCTTAACGAAGATAAAAGAAAGCTTAAAGTGATGGTATCTATTTTTGGTAGAAAAACACCACTTGAGTTAAATTACATGCAAGTAGAGAAAATTTAG
- the rplK gene encoding 50S ribosomal protein L11 has translation MAKKVQKIVKLQVRGGQANPSPPVGPALGAAGVNIMEFCKQFNGRTQEKQGKVLPVVITVYQDKSFDFVIKTPPAAVQLLEAAKIKGASSEPNRVKVANVSWDQIRTIAEDKMPDLNCFTVESAMKMIAGTARSMGITVKGGTKPE, from the coding sequence ATGGCAAAAAAAGTACAAAAAATTGTAAAGCTACAAGTTCGTGGTGGGCAAGCGAATCCTTCGCCACCTGTAGGGCCTGCATTAGGTGCTGCTGGTGTAAACATCATGGAGTTTTGTAAGCAGTTCAACGGGCGTACACAAGAAAAACAGGGTAAAGTATTACCAGTTGTAATTACTGTATATCAAGATAAATCTTTTGATTTTGTAATTAAAACTCCACCAGCAGCAGTTCAGTTGCTAGAGGCTGCAAAAATAAAAGGTGCGTCTTCTGAACCAAACCGTGTAAAAGTAGCGAACGTTTCGTGGGATCAGATCCGCACAATTGCTGAGGATAAGATGCCTGATTTAAACTGTTTTACTGTTGAATCTGCAATGAAAATGATTGCCGGTACAGCTCGTTCTATGGGTATAACTGTAAAAGGAGGGACTAAACCGGAATAA
- the rplA gene encoding 50S ribosomal protein L1 has product MAKLTKKQKEVAAKYDKSKVYSLEEASALVKEISNANFDASVDIAVRLGVDPKKANQMVRGVVSLPHGTGKDVRVLALVTPDKEQEAKNAGADYVGLDEYLTKIKEGWTDVDVIVTMPAVMGKLGPLGRILGPRGLMPNPKAGTVTMDVAKAVSDVKSGKIDFRVDKTGIVHAVIGKVSFEAEKLQENAKELIQTLLKMKPTAAKGTYMKSIYLSSTMSQSVQVDPKSV; this is encoded by the coding sequence ATGGCAAAATTGACAAAAAAACAAAAAGAAGTAGCTGCTAAATACGATAAATCAAAAGTATATTCTTTAGAAGAAGCGTCAGCTTTGGTTAAAGAAATTAGTAATGCAAACTTTGATGCATCTGTAGATATCGCAGTAAGATTAGGTGTAGATCCTAAAAAAGCGAATCAAATGGTGCGTGGGGTTGTATCATTACCACACGGTACAGGTAAAGATGTTCGAGTATTAGCATTAGTTACTCCTGATAAAGAGCAAGAAGCTAAAAATGCAGGTGCAGACTATGTAGGTTTAGACGAATATTTGACTAAAATAAAAGAAGGTTGGACAGATGTTGATGTTATTGTTACTATGCCAGCTGTAATGGGTAAATTAGGTCCATTGGGAAGAATCTTAGGTCCTAGAGGTTTAATGCCAAACCCTAAAGCAGGTACTGTGACTATGGATGTTGCTAAAGCAGTTTCAGATGTTAAGTCTGGTAAAATTGACTTTAGAGTAGACAAAACTGGTATTGTTCACGCTGTGATAGGTAAAGTTTCGTTTGAGGCTGAAAAACTTCAAGAAAATGCAAAAGAATTAATTCAAACTCTTTTGAAAATGAAGCCAACAGCTGCTAAAGGAACTTATATGAAGAGTATTTATCTTTCAAGTACTATGAGTCAGTCTGTTCAAGTAGATCCAAAAAGTGTTTAA
- the rplJ gene encoding 50S ribosomal protein L10, with product MTREEKAQMIEDLTQVLSSTNTVYLSDISGLNSTDTSNLRRACFKRGVQLRVVKNTLLQKAMESIEDRDYEELYATLKGNTAIMVSEKENAPAKVIQEFRKKSEKPILKGAWIDSAVYVGDDKVEALSNLKSKEELIADVVALLQSPIKTVLSQLQSGGQTISGLVKALGERSE from the coding sequence ATGACAAGAGAAGAAAAAGCACAAATGATAGAAGACCTAACTCAGGTCCTAAGTAGCACAAATACGGTTTATTTATCAGATATTTCTGGATTAAACTCAACAGATACTTCAAACTTAAGAAGAGCTTGCTTTAAAAGAGGTGTTCAACTTAGAGTTGTTAAAAACACTTTGTTACAAAAAGCAATGGAGAGCATTGAAGATAGAGATTATGAGGAGTTGTATGCTACTCTTAAAGGGAATACCGCAATCATGGTTTCTGAAAAAGAAAATGCTCCTGCAAAAGTAATTCAAGAGTTTAGAAAAAAATCAGAAAAACCAATCTTAAAAGGTGCGTGGATTGATTCAGCTGTTTATGTTGGTGACGACAAAGTTGAAGCATTATCTAACCTTAAATCTAAGGAAGAGCTTATCGCAGATGTTGTGGCATTGCTACAATCTCCAATTAAAACTGTTCTTTCTCAGTTACAAAGTGGTGGACAAACCATCTCTGGATTGGTTAAAGCGCTTGGTGAGCGTTCAGAATAA
- the rplL gene encoding 50S ribosomal protein L7/L12 — MADLKQLAEELVNLTVKEVNELAEILKEEYGIEPAAAAVAVAGPAVAGGADAAEEKSEFDVILKSAGSSKLAVVKLVKELTGKGLKEAKDLVDGAPQTVKEGVAKDEAEALKKQLEEAGAEVELK; from the coding sequence ATGGCAGATTTAAAACAATTAGCAGAAGAATTAGTAAACTTAACAGTTAAAGAAGTAAACGAATTAGCTGAAATCCTTAAAGAAGAGTATGGTATCGAGCCAGCTGCTGCTGCAGTTGCTGTTGCTGGTCCTGCAGTTGCTGGAGGAGCTGATGCTGCTGAAGAAAAATCAGAATTCGATGTAATCCTTAAATCAGCTGGTAGCTCAAAATTAGCAGTTGTGAAATTGGTTAAAGAATTAACTGGTAAAGGATTGAAAGAAGCTAAAGACTTAGTTGATGGTGCTCCTCAAACTGTAAAAGAAGGAGTTGCTAAAGATGAGGCAGAAGCTCTTAAAAAACAATTAGAAGAAGCTGGAGCTGAAGTAGAGCTTAAGTAA